TCCTCGTCGTCGTCCAGCGGCTCGGCGCGGCCGCCGGACAGCGCGGTCCCGTCGGCCGGTACCGGGTCCTCGGACAGCACGACCCGCTCGATGCGCAGACCGTCGTCCACCACGCCGGTGGGCGCCTCCGGCTCGGCGGCCGGCAGGTCGAGGTCCAGGACCACGCACTCCTCGGTGAACTGCGGGGCGCGGGCCACGACCGCCCCGTCCCGGTCGACGACGATCGAGTCGCCGTCGAAGACCAGCTCGTCCTGCCCGCCGGTCATGGCGAGGTAGGCGGTGGTGCACCCGGCCTCCTGGGCGCGCTTGCGCACCAGCTCCAGCCGGGTGTCGTCCTTGTCGCGCTCGTACGGGGAGGCGTTGACGGAGAGCAGCAGTCCGGCCCGTGCCGAGCGGGCGGCGGGCACCCGGCCGCCGTCCTGCCACAGGTCCTCGCAGATGGCGAGCGCGACGTCGACGCCGCGCACCCGGACCACGGGCAGGGTGTCGCCGGGGACGAAGTAGCGGAACTCGTCGAAGACGCCGTAGTTGGGCAGGTGGTGCTTGGCGAAGGTGAGCGCCACCTCGCCGCCGTACAGCACCGCCGCCGCGTTCTGCGGGGCGCCGGCCGGCTGGCCGTACTTCGGCTGGGCGGTCGCCGAGCGGTCCAGGTAGCCGACGACCACCGGAAGGCCGCCGAGGCCCTCCTCGGCGAGGCGCGCCGCGAGGGCGCGCAGGGCGCTGCGGGACGCCTCCACGAACGACGACCTGAGGGCCAGGTCCTCCACGGGATACCCGGTGAGCATCATCTCGGGGAACGCCACCAGGTGGGCTCCCCGGTCGGCCGAGTGCCGGGTCCGGCGCAGGACCGCCGCCGCGTTCGCGTCGAGGTCGCCGACGGTTGAGTCGATCTGGTTCAGGGCGAGTCGTAGTCGAGGCACCCGCCCAGTGTAATCGTCAGAACGACACAATGGGGTGACGTGCCGGTGTCCGCCTCATGTCGGGGGCCTCCTCATGTCGGGGGCCTCCTCATGTCCGGGGTTTCGCGCCCCGCTCCGCCAGCAGGTCCGCCATCAGCCGGATCTCCGACTCCTGCGACTCCACCATCCCGCCGGCCAGGCGCTTCTCCACGCCGACCGTGCACTTCTCGACGCAGCCCCGGGCCATGTGGACGCCGCCCTGGTGGTGCTCGGTCATCAGCTGGAGGTAGTAGACCTCGGCCCGCTTCCCGTTCAGCGTGCCGAGCTTCTCCATCTCGGCGTCGGTGGCCATCCCCGGCATCAGGGAGCCCTCACCGGCCGACGGCGCCCCACCCATGCCCATCCAGCTCATCGGCGGGTCGGACGACACCTTCGGCAGCCCCCACAGGTCGAGCCAGCCGATCATCATGCCGCGCTGGTTGGCCTGGGTCTGCGCGATGTCGTACGCGAGCCGCCGGACCTCCTCGTCGTCGGTGCGGTCGCGCACGATGTACGACATCTCCACGGCCTGCTGGTGGTGGACCGACATGTCGCGCGCGAACCCGGCGTCCGCGGAATCGGCGGACGGCACCCGGCTCGCCCCGTCGTCGCCC
The Streptomyces sp. NBC_01723 genome window above contains:
- a CDS encoding DUF305 domain-containing protein, with the protein product MTPKRAGWTAGAAAAVLVAAGGITYAVAGDDGASRVPSADSADAGFARDMSVHHQQAVEMSYIVRDRTDDEEVRRLAYDIAQTQANQRGMMIGWLDLWGLPKVSSDPPMSWMGMGGAPSAGEGSLMPGMATDAEMEKLGTLNGKRAEVYYLQLMTEHHQGGVHMARGCVEKCTVGVEKRLAGGMVESQESEIRLMADLLAERGAKPRT
- a CDS encoding NAD+ synthase, with protein sequence MPRLRLALNQIDSTVGDLDANAAAVLRRTRHSADRGAHLVAFPEMMLTGYPVEDLALRSSFVEASRSALRALAARLAEEGLGGLPVVVGYLDRSATAQPKYGQPAGAPQNAAAVLYGGEVALTFAKHHLPNYGVFDEFRYFVPGDTLPVVRVRGVDVALAICEDLWQDGGRVPAARSARAGLLLSVNASPYERDKDDTRLELVRKRAQEAGCTTAYLAMTGGQDELVFDGDSIVVDRDGAVVARAPQFTEECVVLDLDLPAAEPEAPTGVVDDGLRIERVVLSEDPVPADGTALSGGRAEPLDDDEEVYSALVAGLRAYVTKNGFRSVLIGLSGGIDSALVAAIACDALGAEHVYGVSMPSRYSSEHSKDDAAELARRTGLHYRTVAIAPMFDAYMGALGLTGLAEENLQSRLRGTLLMALSNQEGHLVLAPGNKSELAVGYSTLYGDSVGAYGPIKDVYKTSVFRLAEWRNRAAEARGQTPPIPENSITKPPSAELRPGQVDTDSLPDYPVLDAILDLYVDRDRGADEIVAAGFDRDLVTRTLRMVDTAEYKRRQYPPGTKISAKGFGKDRRLPVTNRWRETG